In Spirosoma aureum, a single genomic region encodes these proteins:
- a CDS encoding TolC family protein: protein MPTVQSFKKHSLTYGLSLVVFLTSLSGCRVVHTPSKTPDMSVPASFIGRTDSVGIGNLDRKELFSDPYLVRLIDTALGQNPDLKMAIQRIEIARAGFQISQGALLPTVNAVAAAGLDRYGRYTMNGIGNYDTNLSENINGQSRIPNPTPDFFLGFRSSWELDIWGKLRNRRRAAYTRVLASQEGRNLVVTALTSEVARLYYTLLALDGELDIIRENVVLQQRAVELVNVQKAAGRVTELAVQQFTAQLLNTRSLEGKVRQEIVQVENQLNALLGRYPQPIARGRSIEDQKVPASVVAGLPVQLVRRRPDIRQAERELEAANVDVAVAQADFLPSLTLTPYIGLNSFRAATLIDPASLALGALGGLTAPVFNRRLLKGNYAVSVARSKEAYYAYQKTILNGVSEVVSSLKGLENYRGVADIQDQEVAMLRKAATTSNELFINGYATYLEVITAQRSVLDAELSRIETKRAQFLSLIELYRSLGGGWQ, encoded by the coding sequence ATGCCAACGGTGCAATCCTTCAAGAAACATAGCCTCACGTACGGACTTAGTCTGGTCGTTTTTCTGACCAGTCTGAGTGGTTGTCGGGTTGTTCATACGCCTTCAAAAACGCCCGATATGTCCGTGCCTGCGTCGTTTATCGGCCGCACCGATTCGGTCGGCATCGGTAATCTGGACCGGAAAGAACTATTTTCCGATCCGTATCTGGTTCGGTTGATCGATACGGCTCTGGGACAGAATCCCGATCTGAAGATGGCTATCCAGCGCATAGAAATAGCTCGTGCCGGTTTTCAGATCAGTCAGGGGGCATTGTTGCCGACGGTCAATGCCGTAGCGGCTGCCGGTCTGGATCGATACGGGCGGTATACGATGAACGGGATCGGGAATTACGACACGAATCTGTCGGAAAATATTAACGGACAGAGCCGTATTCCAAACCCGACTCCCGACTTTTTTCTGGGCTTTCGCAGCTCATGGGAGCTTGACATCTGGGGTAAGCTTCGCAACCGCCGACGGGCTGCATACACACGTGTGCTGGCTTCACAGGAGGGCCGTAATCTGGTCGTAACGGCACTTACATCAGAAGTTGCCCGACTGTATTACACCTTGCTGGCGCTGGATGGCGAACTGGACATTATTCGGGAAAACGTTGTGTTGCAACAGCGGGCTGTCGAACTGGTGAATGTACAGAAAGCGGCCGGTCGGGTAACGGAGCTGGCTGTTCAGCAGTTTACGGCTCAATTACTGAACACGCGGAGTCTGGAAGGCAAAGTTCGGCAGGAGATTGTTCAGGTCGAAAATCAGCTAAATGCCTTGCTGGGTCGTTATCCTCAACCGATTGCGCGCGGTCGGTCGATAGAAGATCAGAAGGTTCCAGCCTCGGTTGTTGCTGGGCTACCGGTGCAACTGGTACGTCGCAGACCCGATATTCGGCAGGCCGAACGCGAACTGGAAGCAGCCAATGTTGATGTGGCCGTGGCGCAGGCTGACTTTCTGCCATCGCTGACGCTAACGCCCTATATTGGGCTGAATTCCTTCCGGGCTGCTACCTTGATCGATCCTGCATCGCTGGCGCTGGGTGCTTTAGGTGGTCTGACGGCTCCAGTCTTTAACCGGCGATTGCTGAAAGGTAATTATGCCGTGTCGGTCGCCAGGAGCAAAGAAGCGTATTATGCCTATCAAAAAACGATTCTGAATGGCGTTAGCGAGGTGGTTAGTAGCCTGAAAGGCCTGGAAAACTATCGGGGTGTTGCCGATATCCAGGATCAGGAAGTAGCCATGCTGCGGAAGGCGGCTACGACATCGAATGAACTGTTCATCAATGGATATGCTACTTATCTGGAAGTCATAACGGCCCAGCGGAGCGTACTGGATGCTGAACTATCGCGGATCGAGACAAAACGGGCGCAGTTTTTATCTCTTATTGAGTTATACCGGTCGCTGGGCGGTGGCTGGCAGTAA
- a CDS encoding sulfatase family protein: MKKNDGRRFLLLTVFLSLITSGIWVSGQNTKKTKNRPNIVFIFADDWGYGDLGCYGNADVTTPNLDKLASQGTRYTQFHVTSGVCSPSRSSILTGHFPARHRIHGHFAGNGENSRRNMPNWLDETLPVYLPKQMREAGYVTAHIGKWHLGGGGAPNGDTGAPEPKVYGYDETRVWNGNGPTWKGDQHWPTTRYMDDDTLWIQNSSKLAVDESIDFLRRNRGKSPMFLNIWLKDPHTPLAPSERQRKPFKGLEPDKETYYSVLADADYHIGRLMDSLAKMGLDDNTLLIFSSDNGPANYAPARIAGSTAGLKGRKTDIFEGGVNVPFIIRWPGHVAAGTIDTLSVLSAVDLLPTFCELAGKNLPTDFKPDGESFANLLQKKPFKRSKPLFWEWRFPYLGTDRYRQNSWATIAVRDGDWKLIANNSINRIELYMISVDPFETKNLANDNREKVKELLNKWNDWKSGLPD; the protein is encoded by the coding sequence ATGAAGAAAAACGATGGCAGGAGATTTTTGCTTTTAACTGTATTTTTGTCATTGATCACATCAGGCATTTGGGTTTCAGGGCAAAACACGAAGAAAACTAAAAATCGACCCAATATTGTATTCATTTTTGCAGATGATTGGGGCTATGGTGATTTAGGCTGTTATGGAAATGCCGATGTCACTACCCCCAATCTAGACAAATTAGCCTCTCAGGGAACCCGTTACACGCAATTCCACGTGACCAGCGGTGTTTGCTCTCCTAGCAGAAGCTCGATACTTACCGGACATTTTCCGGCGAGGCATCGTATTCATGGCCATTTTGCAGGAAATGGGGAGAATTCCAGGCGAAACATGCCGAATTGGCTGGATGAGACCTTGCCGGTATATTTACCAAAACAAATGCGTGAAGCGGGTTACGTAACCGCTCATATAGGAAAGTGGCATTTGGGCGGTGGAGGTGCACCAAATGGAGATACGGGAGCGCCCGAACCGAAGGTATATGGTTATGATGAAACCAGAGTGTGGAATGGTAACGGACCCACCTGGAAAGGTGATCAGCATTGGCCGACGACGAGGTACATGGATGATGACACGCTTTGGATTCAGAATTCGAGCAAACTGGCAGTCGACGAGTCAATTGATTTTTTGCGTAGGAACAGGGGGAAGTCGCCCATGTTTTTAAATATTTGGTTGAAGGATCCACATACCCCGCTTGCCCCATCAGAGCGTCAAAGAAAACCGTTTAAAGGCTTAGAACCCGATAAAGAAACGTATTATTCGGTGTTGGCGGATGCGGATTACCATATTGGAAGGCTAATGGATAGCTTGGCAAAAATGGGACTTGATGATAATACATTGCTGATTTTTAGCAGTGACAATGGCCCCGCAAACTATGCGCCGGCAAGAATCGCGGGGTCAACGGCGGGCTTGAAGGGTCGCAAAACTGATATTTTTGAAGGTGGGGTTAATGTCCCCTTTATTATAAGGTGGCCCGGCCACGTTGCTGCGGGAACGATAGATACCCTGAGTGTTTTGTCGGCGGTTGATTTGCTGCCTACCTTCTGCGAATTGGCAGGGAAGAACCTTCCTACAGATTTTAAGCCAGATGGGGAAAGTTTTGCCAACTTGTTGCAAAAAAAGCCTTTTAAGCGCTCAAAGCCACTGTTTTGGGAATGGAGATTTCCTTATCTGGGAACCGACCGGTACAGACAAAATAGCTGGGCCACCATCGCGGTACGAGATGGAGACTGGAAATTAATAGCGAACAATAGTATTAATCGAATTGAACTATATATGATCTCCGTCGATCCGTTTGAAACAAAAAACCTGGCGAACGACAATCGGGAGAAGGTGAAAGAGCTACTTAATAAATGGAATGACTGGAAATCCGGACTTCCGGACTGA
- a CDS encoding sulfatase-like hydrolase/transferase: protein MRSFFQYFLIQLLLLAGSSYSQISRPSTSRPNIIVIVADDLGFGDLACYGNKNHRTPNIDKLAREGIKFLDFHSNGVVCSPTRASLLTGKYPQNTGITGVITAKSHRNVGLDLSEKLISEILKENDYKTGIIGKWHLGYDTIYSPVKQGFDTFKGYVSGNVDYNTHFDLENHFDWWSNISKSDEAGYTTDLITKHSLSFIDQNKSNPFFLYIAHEAPHAPYQVRDSRPERTGNPGYKPEVITDERKIYGQMIGIMDEGIGEIITALDKHKILENTLILFLSDNGATEVGSNLPFKGQKGQVWEGGHRIPMIAYWKGVAAPQVTDELLMTMDIFPTISELTGSKIPENVQLEGRGFRNILLNRAFHSTERPVFWSYKNSGAVRKGKWKLVRENQDYYLYDLSKDSGETESLFKQFPSTAKQLVDLLVQWEKKMSAIPAKS, encoded by the coding sequence ATGCGAAGTTTTTTTCAATATTTTCTTATACAACTTCTGCTTTTGGCAGGATCTTCTTACAGTCAGATTAGTCGGCCCTCTACTTCGCGTCCCAATATTATTGTCATTGTTGCCGACGATCTCGGCTTTGGTGATTTGGCTTGTTATGGCAACAAAAATCACCGGACACCCAATATCGATAAGCTAGCACGAGAAGGTATAAAGTTTCTTGATTTTCACTCGAATGGTGTTGTTTGCAGCCCTACAAGGGCATCGTTACTTACCGGGAAATATCCTCAAAATACTGGCATCACGGGTGTAATAACAGCAAAAAGCCATCGGAATGTTGGACTAGATTTGAGCGAAAAATTGATTTCAGAAATTTTAAAAGAAAATGATTACAAGACTGGTATAATAGGGAAATGGCATTTAGGATACGACACAATCTATTCGCCTGTTAAGCAAGGCTTTGACACCTTCAAAGGATACGTCAGTGGCAATGTTGATTACAATACACATTTCGATCTGGAGAACCATTTCGATTGGTGGTCCAATATCAGTAAATCAGACGAAGCAGGGTATACAACAGATCTGATAACAAAACATTCTCTGTCATTTATCGACCAAAATAAGAGTAACCCGTTCTTTTTATACATTGCTCACGAGGCACCACATGCACCATATCAGGTAAGGGATAGCCGACCTGAACGCACTGGTAATCCTGGATATAAACCTGAAGTGATTACGGATGAACGAAAGATTTACGGACAGATGATTGGAATCATGGATGAAGGTATAGGGGAAATTATCACAGCGCTCGACAAACACAAGATTTTAGAAAATACGCTTATTCTATTTCTATCAGATAACGGAGCTACTGAAGTTGGTTCTAATCTTCCTTTCAAAGGCCAAAAAGGGCAGGTTTGGGAAGGTGGACATCGTATCCCAATGATTGCCTACTGGAAAGGAGTAGCAGCCCCTCAAGTCACCGATGAACTTCTTATGACGATGGATATATTTCCTACAATTTCAGAATTAACAGGTTCAAAAATCCCGGAAAACGTGCAGTTAGAAGGTAGAGGCTTTAGGAATATTCTATTAAATAGAGCCTTCCATTCAACAGAAAGGCCGGTTTTCTGGAGCTATAAAAATTCTGGGGCAGTAAGAAAGGGTAAGTGGAAGCTAGTCAGGGAAAATCAGGACTATTATTTATATGACTTAAGTAAAGATTCGGGAGAGACGGAAAGCCTATTTAAGCAATTTCCCTCCACGGCCAAGCAGTTAGTGGACTTACTAGTCCAATGGGAAAAGAAAATGTCGGCCATTCCAGCGAAATCGTAA
- a CDS encoding sulfatase family protein has product MKLPCRLSLAKMMTAGVVIGTTISALSFRNALTNEPGAKINQPNIVVILADDMGYGDIRAYNPESQIPTPNLDKLAVGGLRFTDAHSGSSVCTPTRYGLITGRYSFRSSLKKGVLGGYSPPLIENDRFTIADLLNNAGYHTGIVGKWHLGLSFAIDSVITSTNSPADSTFDWPNGNGINVEKPLLNSPNELGFDYSYIISASLDMPPYVYFDDKKPTEQGIIKLEGSKYPRGVFWREGKASPNFNIHGTLDHFSKKATEFISKSARSEKPFFLYLPLTGPHTPWLPSQRFKGKSKAGIYGDFVAHTDAVVGEVMHTLDSLGITDNTLIIFTSDNGADWKPGDKKLFPAHQANYIFRGQKSDIWEGGHRVPFLASWPGNIKPGRQTSNTICLTDLLATFATITHQKIPASAAQDSFDFSTVLTNNAPVNPTRQSIIHHSINGMFALRKGKWKYIEGKGSGGWSEDNSPTADLQAQLYDLETDPTESKNVIKSFPDIARNLDSELQKQKKSGYTRLGSNK; this is encoded by the coding sequence ATGAAATTACCTTGCAGACTGTCACTGGCCAAAATGATGACGGCAGGCGTTGTCATCGGAACAACCATAAGTGCACTGTCTTTCCGTAATGCACTTACAAACGAACCCGGTGCAAAAATCAATCAGCCCAATATCGTTGTCATTCTTGCAGATGACATGGGCTATGGTGATATTCGAGCCTATAATCCTGAATCTCAGATTCCTACTCCAAATCTGGATAAACTGGCCGTTGGCGGTCTGAGGTTTACGGATGCCCATTCGGGTTCGTCGGTATGTACGCCAACGCGTTATGGACTGATTACTGGCCGCTATTCATTCCGGTCTTCACTCAAAAAAGGCGTTTTGGGAGGATATTCACCCCCGCTGATTGAAAACGACCGCTTCACCATCGCCGATCTGCTTAATAATGCTGGCTATCATACGGGTATCGTTGGCAAATGGCACCTTGGTTTATCCTTCGCAATCGATAGTGTTATTACTTCGACAAATTCGCCTGCAGATTCAACATTCGATTGGCCCAACGGCAACGGGATCAATGTAGAAAAACCCTTGTTGAATAGTCCAAATGAGTTGGGGTTTGACTACAGCTACATTATTTCGGCTTCGCTGGACATGCCCCCATATGTCTACTTTGACGATAAAAAGCCTACTGAACAGGGCATTATAAAACTCGAAGGAAGCAAATATCCGCGTGGGGTGTTCTGGCGTGAGGGAAAAGCATCGCCAAACTTCAACATCCACGGAACACTTGACCATTTTTCGAAAAAAGCTACTGAATTTATATCAAAATCGGCCCGGTCGGAAAAACCTTTCTTTTTATACCTTCCGCTAACAGGGCCGCACACGCCATGGCTCCCTTCCCAACGTTTTAAGGGCAAATCCAAGGCAGGTATATATGGTGATTTTGTAGCCCATACCGACGCTGTCGTTGGCGAGGTAATGCATACCTTAGACAGTCTGGGAATCACCGACAATACGTTGATTATATTCACGTCAGACAACGGAGCGGACTGGAAACCCGGGGATAAAAAGTTATTCCCTGCCCATCAGGCAAATTATATATTCCGCGGCCAAAAATCGGATATTTGGGAAGGCGGGCATAGGGTGCCATTTTTGGCAAGTTGGCCTGGGAACATTAAACCAGGCCGGCAGACTTCAAACACTATTTGCCTTACCGATCTTCTGGCGACCTTCGCAACGATCACACACCAAAAAATACCCGCTTCGGCCGCGCAGGACAGCTTCGATTTCTCAACTGTCCTCACAAATAATGCACCAGTAAACCCTACAAGGCAAAGCATTATTCACCATTCGATCAATGGAATGTTTGCGCTCAGAAAAGGTAAATGGAAGTACATTGAAGGAAAAGGAAGCGGTGGATGGTCGGAAGACAATTCACCAACGGCAGATTTGCAGGCTCAGTTGTATGATCTGGAAACGGACCCCACCGAAAGCAAAAATGTGATTAAATCGTTTCCAGACATAGCTCGCAATCTAGACAGTGAGTTACAAAAGCAGAAAAAATCGGGTTACACCAGATTGGGGAGCAATAAGTGA
- a CDS encoding efflux RND transporter permease subunit, producing the protein MFDLFIKRPLLSAVISVLITLLGGLALVGLPITQFPDIVPPSVTVTAKYTGANAEVATKAVAMPLERAINGVPGMVYMNSVSGNDGSTLIQVFFKVGTDPDLAAMGVQNRVTTVLDELPEEVIKAGVSTEKEVNSMLLYLNIFSDDPSVDEKFIYNFADINVLAELKRIDGVGFVDIMGSREYSMRVWLKPDRMTSYGVSPDEVIAAIREQNVEAAPGKAGESSGRKSQMLQYVLRYSGKFFDPKQYENLVLRSESDGSILRLKDVADVEFGSLDYDVLSKTDGRPSASIMLKQRPGSNAQEVINNVKARMAELKKTNFPPGMTYNFAYDVSRFLDASIHEVVRTLIEAFVLVFLVVFIFLQDWRSTLICALAVPVALVGSFAFMSMIGFSINLLTLFALVLAIGIVVDNAIVVVEAVHAKMAETSDGSGHLSPRAATFAAMKEISGALIAITLVMSAVFVPVAFMSGPVGIFYRQFSLTLAVAIVISGINAVTLTPALCALLLRPTHGHESTGLLGRFFASFNRGFDAMTGRYQKILRRVASRGAVTIAMLLLFAAGTWGITSFLPSGFIPTEDQGMIYVNVTTPVGATVKRTEDVLDKIQQVASRMEAVENVSTLAGYSLMTDGVGASYGMGMINLKSWDERKQTMEEVIADLEQKTKTVQDASIQFFPPPTVPGFGNSSGFELRMLDRTGSGDLQKTKKVADDFIAALKKRPEIGNAFTSFDPSFPQYLLQVDQDKAAQKGVSIDNAMSTLQTLMGSYYASNFIRFGQMYKVMVQASPEYRAKPEDVLNLRVKNREGEMVPYSNFVSLQRVYGPEQITRYNMYMSALINGDPKPGYSSGDALRAVQEVAKETLPRGYSFEWSGMSREEVLSGDQAIYIFAICLVFVYLLLVAQYESLFLPLAVLMSLPAGIFGSFLCLQFAGLQNNIYAQVSLVMLIGLLGKNAILIVEFANQRQQEGLSIVKAAVEGAVTRLRPILMTSLAFIAGLIPLCIASGAGALGNRSIGTAAAGGMLIGTIFGLILVPGLYILFAKLAQRFASKNTNADDEPGSNLLATKTNANGAILQET; encoded by the coding sequence ATGTTCGATTTATTTATCAAAAGACCGTTGCTGTCGGCGGTTATATCGGTGCTTATTACACTGCTGGGAGGGCTTGCGCTGGTCGGTTTGCCCATTACGCAGTTTCCCGATATTGTGCCACCCTCGGTAACGGTAACAGCCAAATATACAGGCGCTAATGCCGAAGTAGCCACCAAGGCTGTAGCCATGCCGCTGGAGCGCGCCATTAATGGTGTGCCGGGTATGGTATACATGAACTCGGTTTCGGGCAACGATGGTAGTACGCTTATTCAGGTGTTTTTTAAAGTGGGTACTGATCCCGATCTGGCGGCTATGGGCGTTCAGAATCGGGTAACGACGGTGCTCGATGAATTACCTGAAGAGGTTATTAAAGCCGGGGTATCGACCGAAAAAGAGGTGAATAGTATGCTGCTGTACCTCAATATTTTCAGCGATGACCCGAGCGTCGATGAGAAGTTCATTTACAACTTCGCCGACATCAACGTGCTGGCAGAACTGAAACGGATCGATGGCGTTGGGTTTGTCGACATCATGGGCTCGCGGGAATATTCCATGCGGGTCTGGCTCAAACCCGATCGTATGACATCCTACGGGGTATCGCCCGATGAGGTAATTGCTGCCATCCGTGAACAGAACGTCGAAGCCGCTCCCGGTAAAGCGGGCGAAAGCTCGGGCCGTAAATCGCAGATGCTTCAATACGTACTTCGATACAGCGGTAAGTTCTTCGATCCGAAACAGTACGAAAATCTCGTTTTGCGATCCGAATCCGACGGATCGATTCTGCGCCTGAAGGATGTAGCCGACGTGGAGTTCGGCTCACTTGATTACGATGTTCTCTCGAAAACGGATGGTCGCCCGTCGGCATCGATCATGCTAAAACAACGGCCGGGATCGAACGCGCAGGAAGTTATCAACAACGTGAAAGCGCGGATGGCTGAACTGAAGAAAACGAACTTCCCGCCCGGTATGACCTACAACTTCGCTTACGATGTATCGCGGTTTCTGGATGCGTCGATACACGAGGTGGTACGCACCCTGATCGAGGCTTTTGTGCTGGTGTTTCTGGTCGTGTTTATCTTTCTGCAGGACTGGCGATCGACATTGATTTGTGCCCTGGCTGTACCGGTAGCGCTGGTTGGTTCGTTCGCGTTCATGAGCATGATCGGTTTTTCGATCAATCTGCTTACTCTGTTTGCCCTGGTGCTGGCCATTGGTATTGTGGTCGATAATGCCATTGTGGTCGTTGAGGCCGTTCACGCCAAGATGGCTGAGACCAGTGACGGATCTGGCCATCTGTCGCCCCGAGCTGCCACATTTGCGGCCATGAAGGAAATTAGTGGGGCATTGATTGCTATTACGCTGGTTATGTCAGCGGTGTTCGTGCCCGTAGCCTTCATGTCGGGGCCGGTCGGTATTTTCTATCGACAGTTTTCGCTGACACTGGCCGTAGCCATTGTGATCTCGGGTATCAATGCCGTAACGCTCACGCCCGCTTTGTGTGCTTTGTTGCTACGACCTACTCACGGTCATGAATCAACCGGATTGCTCGGACGGTTTTTTGCCAGCTTCAACCGGGGCTTCGATGCCATGACGGGCCGCTATCAGAAAATTCTCCGGCGGGTTGCCAGCCGGGGTGCGGTCACCATTGCCATGCTGCTGCTGTTTGCCGCCGGTACCTGGGGAATCACCTCGTTTTTGCCGAGTGGTTTTATTCCAACGGAAGATCAGGGAATGATTTACGTGAACGTGACCACGCCTGTTGGTGCTACAGTAAAACGTACGGAAGATGTACTGGACAAAATCCAGCAGGTGGCCTCACGCATGGAAGCTGTCGAAAACGTATCAACGCTGGCAGGCTATAGCCTGATGACCGATGGGGTGGGAGCTTCTTACGGGATGGGCATGATTAACCTGAAAAGCTGGGATGAGCGCAAGCAAACGATGGAAGAGGTAATTGCCGATCTGGAACAGAAAACGAAGACTGTTCAAGATGCCAGTATTCAGTTTTTTCCACCACCAACGGTGCCGGGTTTTGGTAACTCCAGTGGTTTCGAACTGCGAATGCTGGACCGTACAGGTTCCGGCGATCTCCAAAAGACAAAAAAGGTGGCTGATGATTTCATCGCAGCCCTCAAAAAGCGGCCAGAAATCGGGAATGCATTTACAAGCTTCGATCCCAGTTTTCCGCAGTATCTGTTGCAGGTAGACCAGGATAAAGCCGCTCAGAAAGGTGTTTCGATCGATAATGCGATGAGTACGCTGCAAACACTGATGGGTAGCTATTACGCATCGAATTTCATTCGGTTCGGGCAGATGTACAAAGTTATGGTACAGGCATCTCCCGAATACCGGGCAAAGCCAGAAGATGTACTGAATCTGCGGGTGAAGAACCGGGAGGGCGAAATGGTCCCTTATTCGAATTTTGTCAGCCTTCAGCGTGTGTACGGTCCGGAACAGATCACCCGCTACAACATGTACATGTCGGCCCTGATCAATGGCGATCCTAAACCGGGTTACAGTAGTGGTGATGCTCTGCGGGCGGTGCAGGAGGTGGCTAAAGAAACCCTGCCGCGCGGTTATTCCTTCGAATGGTCGGGTATGTCGCGTGAAGAAGTTCTGTCGGGCGATCAGGCCATCTACATTTTCGCCATCTGTCTGGTCTTTGTGTATCTGCTGCTGGTGGCACAATACGAGAGCCTGTTTTTGCCGCTGGCGGTTCTGATGTCATTACCTGCCGGTATTTTTGGTTCGTTTTTGTGCCTGCAATTCGCGGGGCTGCAAAACAACATTTATGCACAGGTTTCGCTGGTCATGCTGATTGGTTTGCTCGGCAAGAACGCTATTCTGATTGTGGAATTTGCCAACCAGCGACAACAGGAGGGATTATCGATTGTAAAAGCGGCTGTGGAGGGGGCTGTTACCCGTTTGCGGCCTATTCTGATGACTTCACTGGCTTTCATTGCCGGGCTGATTCCCCTCTGTATTGCGTCGGGAGCGGGGGCTTTGGGCAACCGATCGATCGGAACGGCGGCTGCGGGAGGCATGCTCATCGGGACCATTTTCGGCCTGATTCTGGTGCCCGGACTTTATATTCTATTCGCTAAGCTGGCTCAGCGTTTTGCCTCGAAAAATACGAATGCAGATGATGAGCCAGGTTCAAATTTACTAGCTACTAAAACGAATGCCAACGGTGCAATCCTTCAAGAAACATAG
- a CDS encoding efflux RND transporter periplasmic adaptor subunit yields the protein MKNYGILAALLMGAVLIGCSDKEAQTDQPETLTLPVVKLARQSTTLKKEYVGTLEAVRNVEIRARVSGFLEKIFVDEGQPVRQGQLLFKLNEAEYQAELDKAKANLKSAVAGAKTAEVELGRVKLLVDKNVVSPSELELAKAKLDAARASIDEAKSMQDNAALRLSHASVKAPFDGVINRIPFKMGSLIEEGALLTSVSDTREVYAYFDVSEKEYLAYVKKHRKNPNEGIQTVEMLLADDSKYAHKGKIETVESVFEEGSGTIAFRARFPNPEKLLRHGSSGKIRLANDVDDALLVPQKAVFEVQDKNYVYIVDASNKVKSRSFVTQGRVDQYYLVQSGLAPGERVVYEGIQNVRDGMQIIPEAVSADSLSSQNTLAQQ from the coding sequence ATGAAAAATTATGGAATTCTAGCCGCTCTTCTCATGGGTGCGGTACTAATCGGCTGTTCGGATAAGGAAGCACAAACCGATCAGCCGGAAACGCTGACGTTGCCCGTTGTGAAATTGGCACGTCAATCTACGACACTCAAAAAAGAGTATGTCGGCACATTGGAAGCGGTCCGCAATGTTGAAATCAGGGCTCGGGTGTCGGGCTTTCTGGAAAAAATCTTCGTCGATGAGGGGCAACCTGTCCGGCAGGGACAACTGTTGTTTAAACTCAATGAGGCCGAATATCAGGCCGAACTCGATAAAGCCAAAGCCAATTTAAAAAGCGCCGTGGCAGGAGCTAAAACCGCCGAAGTTGAGCTGGGGCGGGTGAAATTACTGGTCGATAAAAACGTCGTTTCTCCGTCCGAACTCGAACTGGCCAAGGCCAAATTAGATGCCGCCCGTGCCTCTATTGACGAAGCAAAGTCGATGCAGGATAACGCTGCGCTCCGATTGTCGCATGCGAGTGTTAAAGCTCCTTTTGATGGAGTTATTAACCGGATTCCGTTCAAGATGGGTAGCCTGATCGAAGAAGGGGCCTTACTGACTTCCGTGTCGGATACCCGCGAAGTGTATGCCTACTTCGACGTTTCGGAAAAGGAATACCTGGCCTACGTCAAAAAACACCGAAAAAATCCCAATGAGGGCATCCAGACGGTGGAAATGTTGCTGGCCGATGATTCCAAATATGCCCATAAAGGCAAGATCGAAACAGTAGAAAGTGTCTTTGAAGAAGGGTCAGGGACCATTGCTTTCCGGGCGAGATTCCCGAATCCGGAAAAACTCCTTCGACACGGATCGTCGGGTAAGATCCGGCTGGCGAATGATGTAGACGATGCGCTGTTGGTGCCCCAGAAAGCCGTTTTTGAGGTGCAGGACAAAAACTATGTCTACATCGTGGATGCATCCAACAAAGTGAAGTCGCGGAGTTTTGTAACGCAGGGCCGGGTAGACCAGTACTATCTGGTACAATCGGGTCTGGCGCCGGGCGAACGGGTTGTTTATGAAGGAATTCAGAATGTCCGCGACGGTATGCAGATCATTCCGGAGGCCGTTTCTGCTGATAGTCTCTCGTCGCAAAATACGCTAGCTCAACAATAA